From a region of the Acinetobacter calcoaceticus genome:
- a CDS encoding ABC transporter permease yields MIEILQQYWQAYLWTDGLQITGVAMTAWLLVLSIGIGFVLAVPLSLARVSENLWLRGPVWLFTYVFRGTPLYIQLLIIYSGIYSFDYIHEHQTLDAFFREGINCTILAFALNTGAYTTEIFAGAIRSIPHGEIEAAQAFGMSKWKRYTRIIIPSMLRRALPFYGNEVILMLHATTIAFTATVPDILKIARDVNAATYNTFNAFGIAAVLYAMLAFILIWLFRRLEKRWLAFLKPSNH; encoded by the coding sequence ATGATTGAAATCCTTCAACAATATTGGCAGGCATACCTTTGGACAGATGGTTTACAAATAACCGGAGTAGCGATGACTGCTTGGTTATTGGTGCTTTCTATTGGTATTGGTTTTGTGCTTGCTGTGCCTTTGTCACTTGCACGAGTATCAGAAAATCTTTGGTTGCGTGGTCCAGTTTGGTTGTTCACATATGTTTTTCGTGGCACACCACTGTACATCCAATTGCTGATTATTTACTCAGGTATCTACAGCTTTGATTACATCCATGAACATCAGACGCTTGATGCGTTTTTTCGAGAGGGTATAAATTGCACCATTTTGGCATTCGCGCTCAATACTGGTGCATATACGACTGAAATCTTCGCTGGGGCGATTCGTTCTATTCCACATGGCGAGATTGAAGCTGCACAAGCTTTTGGAATGTCAAAATGGAAACGTTATACCCGCATTATTATTCCGTCGATGTTGCGCCGTGCTTTACCATTTTATGGGAATGAAGTCATTTTGATGTTGCACGCGACAACCATTGCATTTACAGCAACTGTTCCTGACATTTTAAAAATTGCACGTGATGTGAATGCGGCAACCTATAACACCTTCAATGCTTTTGGAATTGCCGCAGTGTTGTATGCGATGCTGGCATTTATTTTGATTTGGCTGTTTCGTCGGCTTGAAAAACGTTGGTTGGCATTTTTAAAGCCATCGAATCATTAG
- a CDS encoding ABC transporter permease has product MFLSGYGPLLLSGTWMTLQLALLSLLLSVIIGLIGASSKLSSVKALRYIATAYTTLIRSVPDLVIMLLLFYSLQLGLNQITESLQMDQIDINPFVAGVITLAFIYGAYFTETFRGAFQSVPTGQIEAAMAYGMTPWQVFRRVLFPQMMRFALPGIGNNWQVLIKATALVSIIGLTDIVKITQDAGRGTMQLFFFSIVAAAIYLAITTVSNLILMWLERRYSAGVRKGQL; this is encoded by the coding sequence ATGTTTTTATCTGGCTATGGGCCACTCCTTCTCAGCGGGACATGGATGACCCTCCAGCTTGCGCTGTTGTCACTTTTGCTTTCTGTCATTATTGGCTTAATTGGTGCGAGCTCAAAACTCTCTAGTGTTAAAGCCTTACGTTATATTGCGACCGCCTATACCACGCTCATTCGTAGTGTGCCTGACTTGGTGATTATGCTGCTGTTATTTTATAGCTTGCAGTTGGGTCTAAACCAAATTACTGAATCACTGCAAATGGACCAAATTGATATCAACCCATTTGTGGCTGGGGTGATTACTTTAGCGTTCATTTATGGTGCATATTTTACCGAGACCTTTCGTGGTGCATTTCAATCGGTTCCAACAGGGCAAATTGAAGCAGCAATGGCCTATGGTATGACCCCTTGGCAGGTTTTTCGCCGTGTATTATTCCCTCAAATGATGCGTTTTGCATTGCCAGGCATCGGTAACAACTGGCAGGTCTTGATTAAGGCAACTGCACTGGTTTCAATTATTGGCCTGACTGACATTGTAAAAATTACACAAGATGCAGGTAGAGGTACCATGCAGCTGTTCTTTTTCAGCATCGTGGCTGCTGCGATTTATTTGGCAATTACCACAGTGTCGAACCTGATTTTAATGTGGCTTGAACGTCGTTATTCTGCTGGTGTGAGGAAGGGACAATTATGA
- a CDS encoding ABC transporter substrate-binding protein: MASFMKKMFVSTTLVLAAVATNVQAKDWKVIRFGTESSYAPFEYKTPDGKLTGFDVDLGNAVCAKLKAKCVWVENSFDGMIPALKAKKFDGILSSMTVTDERAKQILFSSKIYNTPTRMVAKKGSPLLPTAASLKGKRVGVQQGTIQETYAKTYWAPKGVTVVPYPVQDLIYQDMMSGRLDATLQDAIMVDGAFLKQPKGKNFSFVGGNVVDAKTLGVGAAIGLRKEDADLKANIDKALAAIIADGTYKKLEKKYFSFNIY; this comes from the coding sequence ATGGCAAGCTTTATGAAAAAAATGTTCGTTTCAACAACCTTAGTTCTGGCTGCTGTTGCGACTAATGTGCAAGCAAAGGATTGGAAGGTGATTCGTTTTGGTACTGAGTCCTCTTATGCGCCGTTTGAATATAAAACACCAGATGGCAAGTTAACTGGTTTTGATGTTGATTTAGGTAATGCCGTTTGTGCAAAACTTAAAGCCAAATGTGTTTGGGTTGAAAACTCTTTTGATGGGATGATTCCAGCACTTAAAGCGAAAAAATTTGATGGCATTCTTTCATCAATGACGGTGACTGATGAACGTGCAAAACAAATTTTGTTTAGTAGCAAAATCTACAATACGCCAACGCGCATGGTTGCAAAAAAAGGCTCGCCGTTATTGCCGACAGCTGCCTCTTTGAAAGGTAAACGTGTAGGTGTACAACAGGGCACAATTCAAGAAACTTATGCTAAAACCTATTGGGCACCAAAAGGTGTAACCGTTGTACCTTATCCAGTCCAAGATTTGATTTACCAAGACATGATGTCAGGTCGTTTAGATGCAACGTTACAAGATGCAATCATGGTTGATGGTGCTTTCTTAAAACAACCAAAAGGCAAAAACTTCAGCTTTGTGGGTGGCAATGTAGTTGATGCGAAAACACTGGGTGTAGGCGCAGCGATTGGCTTACGCAAAGAAGATGCAGATTTGAAAGCGAATATTGATAAAGCACTCGCAGCAATCATTGCGGATGGTACATACAAGAAACTAGAGAAAAAATATTTCTCCTTTAACATTTACTAA
- the adeG gene encoding multidrug efflux RND transporter permease subunit AdeG, translating to MNISKFFIDRPIFAGVLSVLLLLAGLLSVFQLPISEYPEVVPPSVVVRAQYPGANPKVIAETVASPLEESINGVEDMLYMQSQANSDGNLTITVNFKLGIDPDKAQQLVQNRVSQALPRLPEDVQRLGVTTLKSSPTLTMVVHLTSPDNRYDMTYLRNYAVLNVKDRLARLQGVGEVGLFGSGDYAMRVWLDPQKVAQRNLTATEIVNSIREQNIQVAAGTIGAAPTNSPVQLSVNAQGRLTTEQEFADIILKTAPDGAVTRLGDVARVELAASQYGLRSLLDNKQAVAIPIFQAPGANALQVSDQVRSTMKELSKDFPSSIKYDIVYDPTQFVRASIKAVVHTLLEAIALVVLVVILFLQTWRASIIPLLAVPVSIIGTFALMLAFGYSINALSLFGMVLAIGIVVDDAIVVVENVERNIEAGLSPRDATYRAMREVSGPIIAIALTLVAVFVPLAFMTGLTGQFYKQFAMTIAISTVISAFNSLTLSPALAAMLLKGHDAKPDALTRIMNRVFGRFFALFNRVFSRTSDRYSQGVSRVITHKASAMGVYAALLGLTIGISYIVPGGFVPAQDKQYLISFAQLPNGASLDRTEAVIRKMSDAALKQPGVESAVAFPGLSINGFTNSSSAGIVFVTLKPFDERKAKDLSANAIAGALNQKYSAIQDAYIAVFPPPPVMGLGTMGGFKLQLEDRGALGYSALNDAAQNFMKAAQSAPELGPMFSSYQINVPQLNVDLDRVKAKQQGVAVTDVFNTMQIYLGSQYVNDFNRFGRVYQVRAQADAPFRSNPEDILQLKTRNSAGQMVPLSSLVNVTQTYGPEMVVRYNGYTSADINGGPAPGYSSSQAEAAAERIATQTLPRGIKFEWTDLTYQKILAGNAGLWVFPISVLLVFLVLAAQYESLTLPLAVILIVPMGILAALTGVWLTGGDNNIFTQIGLMVLVGLACKNAILIVEFARELEMQGATAFKAAVEASRLRLRPILMTSIAFIMGVVPLVTSTGAGSEMRHAMGVAVFFGMIGVTLFGLFLTPAFYVLIRTLSKHKLHSAAVHEAPLANPHDH from the coding sequence ATGAATATTTCTAAATTTTTTATTGATCGGCCAATCTTTGCGGGTGTGCTATCAGTATTACTTCTACTTGCTGGTTTACTTTCGGTATTCCAGTTACCAATTTCTGAATATCCAGAAGTTGTTCCGCCATCTGTGGTGGTGCGTGCTCAATATCCAGGTGCAAACCCAAAAGTCATTGCTGAAACCGTTGCCTCTCCACTTGAAGAATCGATCAATGGCGTAGAAGACATGCTATATATGCAGTCACAGGCCAACAGTGACGGTAACTTAACCATTACGGTGAACTTCAAACTTGGTATCGACCCGGACAAAGCCCAACAACTGGTTCAAAACCGTGTGTCGCAAGCATTGCCTCGTTTACCCGAAGACGTACAGCGTTTAGGGGTAACAACCCTAAAAAGCTCCCCCACATTAACCATGGTTGTGCATCTGACTTCACCAGATAACCGCTATGACATGACTTACTTACGTAACTATGCCGTACTTAACGTCAAAGACCGTCTGGCACGTTTACAAGGCGTAGGTGAAGTGGGTTTATTCGGTTCTGGTGACTACGCCATGCGTGTGTGGCTCGACCCGCAAAAAGTGGCTCAGCGCAACCTTACAGCAACTGAAATTGTAAATTCAATCCGTGAACAAAATATTCAGGTTGCAGCAGGTACGATTGGTGCCGCACCAACCAATTCACCTGTACAACTTTCAGTCAATGCTCAAGGTCGTTTAACCACCGAACAAGAGTTCGCAGATATCATCTTAAAAACTGCACCCGATGGCGCAGTAACCCGATTGGGTGATGTTGCACGTGTTGAACTTGCAGCCTCACAATATGGCTTGCGTTCATTGTTAGATAATAAGCAAGCTGTTGCGATTCCAATTTTCCAAGCACCGGGTGCTAACGCTTTACAAGTTTCTGATCAAGTGCGCAGCACAATGAAGGAACTTTCAAAAGATTTTCCATCTTCCATTAAATACGACATTGTTTACGACCCAACTCAATTCGTTCGTGCAAGTATTAAAGCAGTTGTTCATACCCTGCTTGAAGCCATCGCACTTGTCGTTTTAGTTGTGATTTTATTCTTACAAACATGGCGTGCCTCTATCATTCCATTGCTTGCAGTACCGGTTTCTATTATTGGTACATTTGCACTTATGCTTGCCTTTGGTTATTCCATCAATGCACTGTCACTGTTTGGGATGGTACTTGCCATCGGAATTGTAGTCGATGACGCGATTGTGGTCGTCGAAAATGTCGAGAGGAATATTGAAGCTGGTTTAAGCCCAAGAGACGCAACCTATCGTGCTATGCGAGAAGTAAGTGGGCCAATTATTGCGATTGCTTTAACTCTTGTTGCTGTTTTTGTTCCGCTTGCCTTTATGACAGGTTTAACGGGCCAGTTTTATAAACAATTTGCTATGACTATTGCTATTTCAACAGTCATTTCGGCATTTAACTCGCTTACACTTTCCCCAGCTTTGGCAGCTATGTTACTTAAAGGACATGATGCCAAACCTGATGCATTAACTCGCATTATGAACCGTGTGTTCGGCCGTTTCTTTGCACTGTTTAACCGCGTATTTTCGCGCACTTCTGATCGTTACAGCCAGGGCGTGAGCCGTGTCATAACTCATAAAGCCTCAGCAATGGGTGTCTATGCTGCTCTTCTTGGGTTAACAATAGGTATTTCTTATATTGTCCCTGGTGGTTTCGTACCGGCACAAGATAAACAATATTTAATTAGCTTTGCCCAACTACCGAATGGTGCATCTTTAGACCGTACCGAAGCTGTTATTCGTAAAATGAGTGACGCTGCACTTAAACAACCTGGTGTAGAAAGTGCGGTTGCCTTCCCTGGCCTATCCATTAACGGTTTTACCAACAGTTCAAGCGCTGGTATTGTCTTTGTGACATTAAAACCATTTGATGAACGTAAGGCCAAAGACTTATCTGCGAATGCAATTGCAGGCGCTCTCAACCAGAAATATTCAGCAATTCAAGATGCTTATATTGCAGTTTTCCCACCGCCACCGGTAATGGGTTTAGGTACCATGGGCGGCTTTAAACTTCAACTTGAAGACCGAGGTGCCTTAGGCTATTCAGCCTTGAATGATGCTGCTCAAAACTTTATGAAAGCAGCACAATCAGCCCCTGAACTTGGTCCAATGTTCTCAAGTTATCAAATTAATGTGCCTCAACTTAATGTAGATTTAGATCGTGTTAAAGCTAAGCAGCAAGGTGTCGCTGTAACCGATGTCTTCAATACCATGCAGATTTATTTAGGTTCACAGTACGTTAACGACTTCAACCGCTTTGGCCGTGTTTATCAGGTTCGTGCTCAAGCCGATGCACCTTTCCGTTCTAATCCTGAAGATATTTTGCAACTTAAAACTCGTAACAGTGCTGGGCAAATGGTTCCGTTATCTTCATTGGTAAATGTGACCCAAACTTACGGCCCTGAAATGGTTGTCCGCTATAACGGCTATACCTCAGCTGATATTAACGGCGGTCCTGCACCGGGCTATTCATCTAGCCAAGCCGAGGCTGCTGCTGAACGTATTGCTACACAGACCTTACCGCGTGGCATTAAATTTGAATGGACTGATTTAACTTACCAAAAAATCTTGGCAGGTAATGCAGGACTTTGGGTCTTCCCGATTAGTGTATTACTCGTATTTTTGGTATTGGCGGCTCAATATGAAAGTCTAACTTTACCTTTAGCTGTGATTTTGATTGTACCAATGGGAATCTTGGCAGCTCTGACAGGTGTCTGGCTGACAGGTGGAGATAACAATATCTTTACTCAAATTGGTCTAATGGTACTGGTCGGGCTGGCCTGTAAAAATGCCATCTTAATTGTCGAGTTTGCACGAGAACTCGAAATGCAAGGCGCAACTGCGTTTAAAGCGGCGGTTGAAGCAAGTCGATTACGTTTACGCCCAATTTTAATGACTTCAATTGCCTTCATTATGGGTGTTGTACCGTTAGTCACTTCTACGGGTGCCGGATCTGAAATGCGCCATGCCATGGGTGTTGCTGTGTTCTTCGGCATGATCGGCGTGACACTGTTTGGATTATTCCTGACCCCAGCATTTTATGTCCTGATTCGTACATTGAGTAAACATAAATTGCACTCGGCCGCTGTTCATGAAGCACCACTAGCCAACCCACATGATCACTAA
- a CDS encoding LysR family transcriptional regulator — MDLFHAMKVFNKVVETNSFSLAADSLGLPRASVTTTIQGLEKHLQVRLLNRTTRKLSLTPDGAVYYERTSRILADVEDVESNFHDSERGPRGRLRIDVKASIGRLILIPMLCDFHAKYPDIDLVIGMSDRPVDLVQDAVDCVIRIGQLKDSSLVARRIGTIQCVTVAAPRYLAEHGEPETIDDLKKHQVVHYFNSRTGRNIDWDFMVDDEIHSVGVKGRVSVNDGDSYVDLAVQGFGLIQCPYYMVAKHLEDGSLKEVLTEWLPAPMPISVVYLQNRHLSPKVRVFVDWVAELFAGCPLLSGCSMVWDQKCEFASAKEHNHEYTIRTLVENENMAEAYTLKN; from the coding sequence GTGGATCTATTTCATGCCATGAAAGTATTTAACAAAGTTGTCGAAACAAATAGTTTCAGTTTAGCGGCTGACAGTTTAGGGCTACCGCGTGCTTCTGTGACAACAACTATTCAGGGTTTAGAGAAACATTTACAAGTTCGGTTATTGAACCGAACCACCCGTAAACTCAGTTTGACACCCGATGGCGCGGTTTATTATGAACGTACTTCGCGAATTTTAGCCGATGTTGAAGATGTTGAATCGAATTTTCATGATTCGGAACGTGGCCCACGAGGCCGACTACGCATTGATGTTAAAGCCTCGATTGGGCGGCTGATTCTCATTCCGATGCTTTGTGATTTTCATGCCAAGTATCCCGATATTGATTTGGTGATTGGAATGAGTGATCGCCCAGTCGATTTGGTGCAAGATGCGGTGGACTGTGTTATTCGTATTGGTCAGTTAAAAGATTCAAGTTTAGTTGCCCGTCGTATCGGAACAATTCAGTGTGTGACCGTTGCTGCACCTCGTTACTTGGCGGAACATGGCGAACCGGAAACTATTGATGACTTAAAAAAACATCAGGTCGTGCATTACTTTAATAGTCGTACCGGACGTAATATCGACTGGGATTTTATGGTTGATGATGAGATTCATAGCGTTGGCGTGAAAGGGCGTGTTTCTGTCAACGATGGTGATTCATATGTCGATTTGGCTGTACAGGGTTTTGGCTTAATTCAGTGCCCATATTATATGGTGGCGAAACATCTGGAGGATGGCTCGCTCAAGGAAGTGCTGACTGAATGGTTGCCAGCACCCATGCCAATTTCAGTCGTATATCTACAAAACCGTCATTTATCGCCTAAAGTTCGTGTGTTTGTTGATTGGGTTGCCGAATTATTTGCAGGTTGTCCATTGTTGAGTGGTTGCTCAATGGTATGGGATCAGAAATGTGAATTTGCCAGCGCCAAAGAACATAACCATGAATACACCATTCGGACATTGGTCGAAAATGAAAATATGGCAGAGGCTTATACACTCAAAAACTAA
- the adeF gene encoding multidrug efflux RND transporter periplasmic adaptor subunit AdeF, with product MSFSRKQFALSAIFVAILATGGSFMFLHENADAKAAPTTAQQAATVDISNVISKTITDWQEYSGRLEAIDQVDIRPQVSGKLIAVHFKDGSLVRKGDLLFIIDPRPFEAELNRAKAQLASAEAQVTYTATNLSRIQRLIQSNAVSRQELDLAENDARSASANLQAARAAVQSAHLNLEYTRITAPVSGRISRAEVTVGNVVSAGNGAQVLTSLVSVSRLYASFDVDEQTYLKYISNQRNSAQVPVYMGLANETGFSREGTINSIDNNLDTTSGTIRVRATFDNPNGVLLPGLYARIRLGGGQPRSAILISPTAIGVDQDKRFVVVVDAKNQTAYREVKLGTQQDGLQIINSGLQAGDRVVVNGLQRIRPGDPVTPHLVPMPNAQITANTNPAQPQPTEKTSTPAKG from the coding sequence ATGTCATTTTCTCGCAAACAGTTCGCGCTGTCTGCCATCTTTGTCGCCATTTTGGCAACGGGTGGCAGTTTTATGTTCTTACATGAAAATGCCGATGCAAAAGCTGCACCGACCACAGCCCAACAAGCAGCTACTGTTGATATTTCTAATGTCATCAGCAAAACCATTACTGATTGGCAAGAATATTCCGGTCGCTTAGAAGCCATTGATCAAGTCGATATTCGGCCTCAGGTTTCAGGAAAACTCATTGCTGTACACTTCAAAGATGGCAGTCTGGTTAGAAAAGGCGATTTACTTTTTATAATTGACCCTCGCCCATTTGAAGCAGAACTGAATCGTGCCAAAGCTCAACTCGCTTCAGCTGAAGCACAAGTCACCTACACTGCAACCAATCTTTCCCGCATTCAGCGTCTAATCCAAAGTAATGCTGTATCACGCCAAGAGCTTGATCTGGCAGAAAATGATGCGCGCTCAGCCAGTGCTAACCTACAAGCAGCCAGAGCAGCTGTTCAATCTGCACACCTAAATCTTGAGTACACGCGTATTACTGCACCAGTCAGCGGCCGAATTTCTCGTGCGGAAGTGACCGTGGGCAACGTGGTTTCTGCTGGTAACGGAGCACAAGTTTTAACAAGTTTAGTGTCTGTATCCCGACTTTATGCATCTTTCGATGTTGATGAACAAACCTACCTCAAATACATCAGCAATCAGCGCAACTCTGCACAAGTTCCTGTCTATATGGGACTTGCCAATGAAACTGGATTTTCTCGTGAGGGAACCATCAACTCAATCGACAACAACCTAGATACAACCTCAGGTACGATTCGTGTTCGTGCGACTTTCGATAATCCAAATGGGGTTTTACTTCCTGGTTTATATGCTCGAATTCGTCTTGGTGGAGGCCAACCTCGTTCAGCAATTCTGATTAGTCCAACAGCTATTGGGGTCGATCAAGATAAACGTTTTGTTGTGGTTGTCGATGCTAAAAATCAAACGGCTTATCGCGAAGTGAAGCTTGGTACACAGCAAGATGGCTTACAAATTATCAATAGCGGTTTACAAGCGGGTGACCGTGTAGTGGTGAATGGTCTACAACGTATTCGACCCGGTGACCCTGTTACACCGCATCTCGTTCCAATGCCGAATGCACAAATTACTGCTAACACCAATCCCGCTCAACCTCAGCCAACAGAAAAAACATCAACTCCGGCAAAAGGTTAA